In one Geoglobus acetivorans genomic region, the following are encoded:
- a CDS encoding ABC transporter permease family protein — MSFWFFVVSIPSITAFSEVGPYQVAQFDLFVTGPISEEFAKKLENSGNLVVKGKIIGGVEVCGQSGNCRKLDLFIVDNLTKALELTEINSAYLKESIGNGGAIIDVATAKKLNVELGSYVTIQVKNVTENVEITGILYPTSASRNRIVVDERAVKNIADMFRGYSSLWVKLSNKSDMGDVALIADESYFVAKRTEILDKKKAELDNLENATIMRTMRYGGFLVILAILLRDVQSTFNLRSGDFAVLIMMGASRNFVSLLFTALTVLRWLLIVLPVSYVVAKAYVENFVGLFMPLDASFIISVSLLAVFSVIVSYLASYWLFRNFDLARTLSEVR, encoded by the coding sequence TTGTCCTTCTGGTTTTTTGTGGTTTCCATACCCTCCATAACTGCGTTTAGTGAGGTTGGCCCGTATCAGGTTGCCCAATTCGACTTGTTTGTAACCGGCCCCATAAGTGAAGAATTTGCAAAAAAGCTGGAAAATAGTGGGAATCTGGTAGTCAAAGGCAAGATAATTGGAGGAGTTGAAGTGTGTGGCCAATCGGGCAACTGTAGAAAGCTGGACCTGTTTATTGTGGACAATCTGACGAAAGCGCTTGAATTGACGGAAATAAATTCAGCATATCTCAAAGAAAGTATCGGAAATGGTGGTGCCATCATAGATGTGGCTACTGCAAAAAAGCTGAATGTCGAACTGGGCAGTTATGTGACCATACAGGTGAAAAATGTGACAGAAAATGTAGAAATAACCGGTATACTGTACCCAACTTCTGCATCCCGAAACAGAATAGTGGTGGATGAAAGGGCTGTTAAGAACATCGCAGATATGTTCAGGGGATATTCCTCTTTATGGGTTAAGCTGTCTAACAAAAGTGATATGGGTGATGTGGCACTCATCGCTGACGAATCGTATTTCGTTGCAAAAAGGACTGAAATTTTGGATAAAAAGAAAGCAGAACTTGACAATCTGGAAAATGCCACGATTATGAGAACCATGCGTTATGGTGGATTTCTGGTAATTCTCGCCATTCTTTTGCGGGATGTTCAGTCCACATTTAACCTGAGGTCCGGGGACTTTGCAGTTCTGATCATGATGGGCGCATCCAGGAATTTTGTGTCTCTTCTTTTTACGGCGCTGACCGTTTTAAGATGGCTGCTGATTGTGCTGCCGGTTTCGTACGTTGTGGCTAAGGCATACGTCGAAAACTTTGTGGGACTCTTCATGCCACTGGATGCCAGCTTCATCATTTCGGTTTCCCTGCTCGCGGTATTCTCTGTCATTGTATCCTATCTTGCATCCTACTGGCTTTTCAGAAATTTTGATCTTGCCAGAACTCTTTCGGAGGTGAGATGA
- a CDS encoding Kelch repeat-containing protein — protein sequence MKKLLLLTALIFSAILFFIFLEPTRDIKAKSGNQDIVYVGKIADAAHVTVGNAIWTGKDIILTDVFTIRNENMSMKFLKFDPQQNSTEKILELDGLSDRKAAVWTGKEILIFGGIVTDSAGRYVPTEQIVSFNPETYELKVLNVTLPYPTADISAVWTGEYAYLFMKSENSDTPEVWRFDPNNSLMEKLNVDYPEGFDNPGFTVHSAVWFDGSIFLFYKDRIARFNPSEGSFVWLETKLPTKQPDAWTRAAVAMDDGIYVIGGSNGFTNFTDEIIRFDPETGDANVMKSRLPTPRGGAVAVWDGRYVYVVGGWSSRMYLNEILRFDYRKSG from the coding sequence ATGAAGAAGTTACTGCTACTTACTGCTCTAATTTTCTCAGCCATTTTGTTCTTCATTTTTTTAGAGCCCACAAGAGATATCAAAGCTAAAAGCGGGAATCAGGACATTGTATACGTAGGTAAAATAGCAGATGCCGCACACGTAACAGTGGGAAACGCCATCTGGACTGGTAAAGATATAATCCTCACAGATGTTTTCACAATCCGGAATGAAAACATGTCTATGAAGTTTCTGAAGTTTGACCCACAGCAGAACAGCACTGAAAAAATTTTGGAGCTTGATGGGCTGAGTGACCGCAAAGCTGCAGTTTGGACAGGGAAAGAGATTCTAATTTTTGGCGGTATTGTTACAGACAGCGCTGGCAGATATGTTCCGACAGAGCAGATTGTGAGCTTTAATCCTGAGACATACGAGCTAAAGGTGCTGAATGTTACACTTCCATATCCGACAGCAGACATTTCGGCAGTGTGGACTGGAGAATACGCGTATCTCTTCATGAAAAGCGAAAACTCAGATACTCCAGAAGTCTGGAGGTTCGACCCGAATAACAGCTTAATGGAGAAGCTTAATGTTGATTATCCAGAAGGTTTCGACAATCCCGGCTTCACAGTTCATTCAGCAGTCTGGTTTGATGGTAGCATATTTCTATTTTACAAAGACAGGATTGCCCGCTTCAATCCATCGGAGGGCTCGTTTGTGTGGCTTGAAACAAAGCTTCCAACAAAGCAACCTGACGCTTGGACAAGAGCAGCGGTAGCTATGGATGATGGGATTTACGTTATTGGGGGAAGCAATGGCTTCACAAACTTTACTGACGAAATCATCAGATTTGATCCGGAAACTGGAGATGCAAACGTGATGAAGTCCAGACTTCCCACTCCCAGGGGTGGAGCTGTCGCGGTTTGGGATGGCAGATACGTGTACGTCGTGGGAGGGTGGAGTAGCAGAATGTATCTCAACGAAATATTGAGGTTCGATTACAGGAAAAGTGGTTAA
- a CDS encoding phospholipase C/P1 nuclease family protein — translation MAKPRGGAMRRALAVLLVFVMLSSVVSPTMAANTAEMKPIMATERTELHKNINIIKVDPVLENATPYWIIIAAGIIEKGRAATFKYIDSSTNLTKEEKIELKKFVKELWRKYRVRSIKDGNVTLITLNSKAGLNLTQEEKAMLEKVAQAVNEYFSTKYGGDVGILWNVDTHQSIIYISCIKWGIYRDYCNITMDHADDPDYWPHLPSDHYYNPDTGVGSAPYYCWYYAYGARSYYRNGDMYNAFQGLGWASHFLTDVGNPLHTGREADQALHKWVHTAYEDYVSNNWESGYNFKSVIEDNRYYYAINDPWDATENLASYSHYYFDTLYLTIYNNPDTWQSSTLVRSITEDSLLETAKYVLGLVKYVTG, via the coding sequence ATGGCAAAACCAAGAGGTGGTGCGATGAGAAGAGCATTGGCAGTGCTGTTGGTTTTCGTAATGTTGAGCAGTGTAGTGAGTCCGACAATGGCAGCAAACACTGCAGAAATGAAGCCAATAATGGCAACAGAAAGGACAGAATTACACAAGAACATAAACATCATAAAAGTCGATCCAGTTCTCGAAAACGCAACACCTTACTGGATAATCATCGCAGCTGGCATCATAGAAAAAGGCAGAGCAGCAACCTTCAAGTACATCGATAGCAGTACAAATCTGACGAAAGAAGAGAAAATCGAACTGAAGAAGTTCGTGAAAGAACTTTGGAGGAAGTACCGCGTAAGGAGCATTAAAGATGGTAACGTAACTCTGATTACTCTGAACTCAAAAGCAGGGCTAAACCTTACACAAGAGGAGAAGGCTATGCTGGAAAAGGTTGCTCAGGCTGTGAACGAGTACTTCAGTACAAAGTATGGTGGAGATGTGGGGATACTCTGGAATGTGGATACTCATCAGAGCATAATCTACATCTCATGTATAAAGTGGGGGATTTATAGAGACTACTGCAACATCACGATGGATCATGCTGATGATCCAGACTACTGGCCCCATTTACCATCCGACCATTACTACAATCCAGACACTGGAGTGGGGTCAGCACCATATTACTGCTGGTATTATGCATATGGTGCGAGATCTTATTACAGAAACGGAGATATGTACAATGCTTTTCAGGGTTTAGGTTGGGCAAGTCACTTTCTGACTGATGTAGGAAATCCTTTACATACTGGAAGAGAGGCAGATCAGGCCCTCCATAAATGGGTACATACAGCATATGAAGACTATGTTTCAAATAACTGGGAAAGTGGTTACAATTTTAAATCGGTAATTGAAGACAACCGGTACTACTATGCAATCAACGATCCATGGGACGCAACTGAGAATTTAGCAAGCTATTCTCACTATTACTTTGACACACTCTACCTTACGATTTACAATAATCCAGATACTTGGCAGAGTAGCACACTGGTAAGGAGCATAACTGAGGACAGTCTTCTTGAAACAGCCAAATACGTCCTTGGACTTGTCAAGTACGTGACGGGATGA
- a CDS encoding winged helix-turn-helix transcriptional regulator, producing the protein MKRVKNDPADEVKVSFWDLPLWIKVHHIATLAVSALAIWKLLPFFAGKIKVRLENRNRKRILEFVIKNPGVSLRDLERHLKMNRSTLRHHIEALEREGTVITIKAGKERLAFPLEYLIFNGRNLDRKIVLRSDARKKILDVLSRNGGMRMSELANALEMSYKTLHYHVAVLQRAGLVEFDGQTVKVRV; encoded by the coding sequence ATGAAGAGGGTTAAAAACGACCCTGCAGATGAGGTCAAGGTTTCCTTCTGGGATCTGCCTCTGTGGATAAAGGTGCACCACATAGCCACTCTCGCTGTAAGTGCTCTTGCCATCTGGAAGCTCCTTCCGTTCTTCGCCGGGAAAATTAAGGTCAGGCTGGAGAACAGAAACAGAAAAAGGATTCTTGAGTTCGTCATCAAAAATCCGGGAGTCAGCCTGAGAGATCTCGAAAGGCACCTCAAAATGAACAGAAGCACGCTCAGGCACCACATCGAGGCTCTCGAAAGGGAAGGGACGGTAATAACCATAAAGGCGGGAAAGGAAAGGCTCGCATTTCCACTTGAGTACCTCATCTTCAACGGTAGAAATCTTGACAGGAAAATTGTTCTCAGATCTGATGCGAGAAAAAAGATTCTTGATGTGCTGAGCAGAAATGGAGGGATGAGGATGAGCGAGCTGGCAAATGCTCTCGAAATGAGCTACAAGACCCTGCACTACCATGTGGCTGTTCTGCAGAGAGCGGGCCTTGTCGAGTTTGATGGTCAGACCGTGAAAGTGAGAGTTTGA
- a CDS encoding DUF5336 domain-containing protein codes for MNLRHSIAVVVLGIVSGLIVFGAMSTFEKIRGFQAFLATSIAISCALTALYLAAIGKLGDRRLLFFSAFAVLVISLAAFTLVLGFALKSEQGMWLHVRKVEVDNACIPVSEEELNRYPTLKKAIESAMNSGSAIVEIPNEDSKELGKYFGKCVSYRGQEFEIMLAVT; via the coding sequence ATGAATCTGAGGCACTCGATCGCCGTGGTGGTCTTGGGAATCGTCTCTGGCCTGATTGTGTTTGGAGCTATGAGTACCTTCGAGAAAATCAGGGGGTTTCAAGCTTTTTTAGCAACCTCCATAGCCATTAGCTGCGCTCTCACCGCGTTGTACCTCGCTGCCATCGGAAAACTTGGAGACAGGAGACTTCTCTTTTTCTCGGCATTTGCCGTGCTTGTGATATCTCTCGCAGCGTTTACCCTCGTTCTTGGTTTTGCACTTAAATCCGAGCAGGGAATGTGGCTGCACGTCAGGAAGGTAGAGGTTGACAACGCCTGCATCCCCGTTTCTGAGGAGGAGCTGAACCGGTATCCAACACTGAAAAAGGCAATTGAGTCGGCCATGAATTCAGGGAGCGCTATCGTTGAAATCCCGAATGAAGACTCGAAGGAGCTCGGGAAATACTTCGGAAAGTGCGTCAGCTACCGGGGACAGGAGTTCGAAATAATGCTTGCCGTCACCTGA
- a CDS encoding beta-propeller domain-containing protein, which translates to MKKIVLILSLIAVMVAAGCTGTENQVKPTPTPTPSATPYPEKTPEVVGENVSGLGNLARFKSEDELKEYLALKEVYYGYPMFGVAVQKGVPMPMEMPAGTPTPMPVPTATPVPTPMIEERAAERYSETNVQVKGIDEPDIVKTDGKNIYYSIGMARIYMPQIIMPEYYGKILSVIAFPPDNMSVSFEIPKDGNLLLHKDRLIVLRYNEISGYDKENGKNVWRIDVDGSIVTARLYGDYIFVITRNYLDYYDPCPVEPVRVNGEALEIRCTDIYFPRGISSEVLYTVMKVNPENGEIEKTFSFMGSYGSTVYMSENALYIAYSKRMGEDEIYFKFLQENRDLLPDDVLSRIEKVMSYDIGNQAKFIEIQSAISKYLLTLDKEERLKFENDFWNRMQDFRKEHKREIQRTYIVKVGLNLESLADGEIPGRLLNQFSMDEYGGYLRVATTLGDENDLYVLDEKLRVAGKIAGFGEDERIYAVRFIGDRGYIVTFRETDPFFVIDLSDPRKPEIKGELKIPGFSSYLHPVSGHLILGVGREGSYVKLSLFDVSDAKNPKEISKYTLKESWSEVLYNHHAFLMDSKHGVFFLPAGNHGYVFSYGDGLKLVKAIDVPAVRAIYIDDYLYVLGDSIAVYDENTWERVAEFRFG; encoded by the coding sequence ATGAAAAAAATTGTACTGATTCTAAGTTTGATAGCAGTCATGGTGGCGGCGGGATGTACAGGCACCGAGAATCAGGTGAAACCAACTCCAACACCCACGCCATCAGCAACACCGTATCCTGAAAAGACTCCGGAAGTTGTGGGAGAGAATGTTTCCGGACTTGGCAATCTTGCCCGCTTCAAATCGGAAGATGAGCTTAAAGAGTACCTTGCTCTGAAAGAGGTTTACTACGGCTACCCGATGTTCGGCGTTGCCGTGCAGAAGGGTGTGCCTATGCCAATGGAAATGCCAGCTGGCACGCCAACTCCCATGCCTGTCCCCACAGCAACACCCGTCCCGACTCCAATGATCGAGGAAAGGGCTGCGGAGAGGTACTCCGAGACCAACGTTCAGGTTAAGGGCATAGACGAGCCGGACATAGTCAAGACGGATGGGAAGAACATCTACTACTCCATCGGCATGGCCAGAATCTACATGCCGCAAATTATAATGCCGGAATACTACGGGAAGATTCTGTCCGTCATTGCCTTCCCTCCAGACAACATGAGCGTCAGCTTCGAGATACCGAAGGACGGAAACCTGCTCCTCCACAAGGACAGGCTGATTGTGCTGAGGTACAACGAAATATCCGGCTACGACAAGGAGAACGGGAAAAACGTGTGGAGGATTGATGTCGACGGCAGCATTGTAACGGCGAGGCTTTATGGAGACTACATCTTCGTCATCACAAGGAACTACCTCGACTACTACGACCCCTGCCCGGTAGAGCCTGTGAGGGTTAACGGAGAGGCTTTAGAGATCAGGTGCACGGACATCTACTTCCCGAGGGGTATTAGCTCGGAAGTGCTGTACACCGTGATGAAGGTCAATCCCGAAAACGGGGAAATTGAGAAGACGTTCAGCTTCATGGGAAGCTACGGCTCCACCGTTTACATGTCCGAGAATGCGCTTTACATAGCCTACAGCAAGAGGATGGGGGAGGACGAAATTTACTTCAAATTCCTGCAGGAGAACAGGGATCTGCTGCCAGATGATGTGCTTAGCAGGATAGAGAAGGTGATGAGCTACGACATAGGCAATCAGGCCAAGTTCATCGAGATTCAGAGTGCAATCTCAAAGTACCTGCTCACCCTCGACAAGGAGGAGAGGCTGAAGTTCGAGAACGACTTCTGGAACAGGATGCAGGACTTCCGGAAGGAGCACAAGAGAGAAATTCAGAGGACGTACATCGTCAAGGTTGGCCTGAACCTTGAGTCTCTCGCGGACGGAGAAATTCCGGGAAGGCTGCTCAACCAGTTCTCGATGGACGAATACGGGGGCTACCTGAGGGTTGCAACCACCCTTGGCGATGAGAACGACCTTTACGTGCTTGACGAAAAGCTGAGGGTTGCTGGAAAGATTGCCGGCTTTGGCGAGGACGAGAGAATTTACGCGGTCAGGTTCATCGGAGACAGGGGCTACATAGTCACGTTCAGGGAGACAGACCCGTTCTTCGTCATTGATCTGAGCGACCCGAGAAAGCCGGAGATAAAGGGCGAGCTGAAAATACCCGGCTTCTCCTCATACCTCCACCCGGTCTCCGGGCACTTAATCCTCGGAGTCGGGAGAGAGGGAAGTTACGTGAAGCTTTCCCTGTTCGACGTCAGCGACGCGAAGAATCCGAAAGAGATAAGCAAGTACACTCTCAAGGAGTCGTGGAGCGAGGTGCTTTACAACCACCACGCCTTCCTGATGGACAGCAAGCACGGGGTGTTCTTCCTGCCTGCAGGAAACCACGGATACGTGTTCAGCTACGGGGATGGCCTGAAGCTTGTGAAGGCGATAGACGTGCCTGCAGTGAGGGCAATTTACATAGACGACTACCTCTACGTCCTCGGAGACTCTATAGCAGTTTACGACGAGAACACCTGGGAGAGGGTTGCGGAGTTCAGGTTTGGATAA
- a CDS encoding HD domain-containing protein, translated as MPHDGDHVERVKKLALFIAEREGGDRDVIRIAAELHDIARNEENHAIRGAEIARNILVEKGYSEDFVERVCHCIEAHSFSGGIRPKTLEAKILSDADKLDAMGLIGVARAFMYSGERGRDIKSTLKHFEEKLLNLRDLMYTNTARKIAEMRHKKLESFYLEILSELDMGDVDDS; from the coding sequence CTGCCCCACGATGGAGATCACGTTGAAAGAGTAAAAAAACTCGCACTGTTCATAGCGGAGCGCGAGGGAGGGGACAGAGACGTTATACGGATTGCAGCAGAACTTCACGACATAGCGAGGAATGAGGAAAACCATGCGATCAGAGGGGCAGAAATTGCCCGGAACATTCTGGTGGAAAAGGGTTACAGCGAGGATTTCGTGGAGAGAGTTTGCCACTGCATTGAGGCTCACTCTTTTTCGGGAGGAATCAGACCAAAGACACTTGAGGCCAAAATTCTGAGTGATGCAGACAAACTCGACGCAATGGGGCTGATAGGAGTTGCGAGAGCGTTCATGTATTCCGGGGAGAGGGGCAGAGACATAAAAAGCACGCTGAAGCACTTCGAGGAAAAGCTGCTGAATCTCAGAGATCTGATGTACACGAACACTGCAAGAAAAATAGCCGAGATGAGGCACAAAAAGCTGGAAAGTTTTTACCTCGAAATCCTTTCCGAGCTTGACATGGGGGACGTCGATGACTCCTGA
- the lonB gene encoding ATP-dependent protease LonB: MSENIDELLGGLEFRTTEEIEVPKSLIDQVIGQDHAVEAIRKAAVQKRHVMLIGSPGTGKSMLAKAMAELLPKEELEDILVYPNPEDPNQPRIRTVPAGKGKEIVEAYKQEAMKKEQAKNMFLFTLVFFVIAYSALIGEFLWGIIAAVMIFMLARYMMPREEKNVPKLLVNNSGRETAPFEDATGAHAGALFGDVRHDPFQSGGLETPAHERVESGAIHRAHRGVLYIDEINTLTIESQQKLLTALQEKKFPITGQSERSSGAMVRTEPVPCDFVLVAAGNLDALYGMHPALRSRIRGYGYEIYMNDTMEDTEENRRKLVRFVAQEIVRDGKIPHFTREAVAEIIREAKRRAGRRGHLTLRLRELGGIVRTAGDIARSEGAEYVTVEHVLKAKRISKSIEEQLADKYIERRKDYRLFITEGEMVGRVNGLAVIGESAGIVLPIIAEVTPALSKEEGKIIATGRLQEIAREAVMNVSAIIKKIIGKDMSNYDVHIQFVGTYEGVEGDSASISIATAVVSALEGVEVDQSVAMTGSLSVKGDVLPVGGVTQKIEAAIQAGLKKVIIPKDNIDDVLLDAEHEGRIEIVAVSRIDEVLEHSLVDSERKEKLLEKLKSFNAS; encoded by the coding sequence ATGTCAGAAAACATTGATGAACTGCTGGGTGGGCTGGAGTTCAGAACTACTGAAGAAATAGAGGTCCCCAAGAGCCTTATTGATCAGGTCATCGGTCAGGATCATGCGGTGGAGGCAATAAGAAAGGCAGCAGTCCAGAAAAGACATGTGATGCTCATAGGTTCTCCCGGAACAGGGAAATCGATGCTTGCAAAGGCTATGGCGGAACTGCTGCCAAAAGAAGAGCTTGAGGACATTCTGGTATATCCCAATCCTGAGGATCCTAACCAGCCCAGAATAAGGACGGTACCTGCCGGAAAGGGTAAGGAGATCGTCGAGGCGTACAAACAGGAAGCGATGAAAAAGGAACAGGCAAAGAACATGTTCCTTTTCACACTCGTGTTCTTTGTCATAGCCTATTCTGCCCTCATCGGCGAATTTCTCTGGGGCATCATTGCGGCAGTTATGATATTCATGCTCGCGAGATACATGATGCCGAGGGAGGAAAAGAATGTTCCAAAACTCCTTGTCAACAACTCGGGCAGGGAAACTGCACCTTTTGAAGACGCAACCGGAGCGCATGCCGGAGCCCTTTTTGGAGATGTCAGACACGATCCGTTCCAGAGCGGCGGGCTCGAAACTCCTGCACATGAGAGAGTTGAGTCGGGAGCAATCCACAGGGCGCACAGGGGTGTGCTTTACATTGATGAAATCAACACGCTGACAATCGAATCTCAGCAGAAGCTGCTGACAGCCCTCCAGGAAAAGAAGTTTCCGATCACCGGCCAGAGTGAGAGGAGCAGCGGAGCCATGGTCAGGACTGAGCCAGTTCCGTGTGACTTTGTCCTTGTTGCCGCCGGAAACCTTGATGCACTTTACGGGATGCATCCTGCCCTGAGAAGCAGAATAAGGGGTTATGGGTATGAGATATACATGAACGATACAATGGAGGACACTGAGGAAAACAGAAGAAAGCTCGTCAGATTTGTTGCTCAGGAGATTGTGAGGGACGGAAAAATTCCTCATTTCACGAGAGAGGCTGTTGCTGAAATTATACGGGAGGCAAAGAGGAGAGCAGGGAGAAGAGGACACCTGACCCTGAGGTTGAGAGAGCTTGGAGGCATAGTAAGAACCGCTGGAGATATAGCGAGGTCTGAGGGAGCGGAATACGTAACCGTGGAGCATGTACTCAAGGCCAAGAGGATTTCCAAGAGCATAGAGGAACAGCTCGCGGACAAATACATTGAAAGAAGGAAGGACTACAGGCTTTTCATAACTGAAGGAGAGATGGTGGGCAGAGTTAACGGTCTGGCAGTCATCGGAGAATCAGCCGGAATTGTTCTGCCAATAATAGCGGAGGTAACACCTGCACTGAGCAAGGAAGAAGGAAAGATCATAGCAACCGGAAGGTTGCAGGAGATTGCGAGAGAAGCAGTGATGAACGTTTCGGCGATAATCAAGAAGATCATCGGTAAGGACATGTCAAACTACGACGTGCACATTCAGTTCGTCGGAACTTACGAGGGTGTGGAGGGAGATTCTGCAAGCATCAGCATAGCAACCGCTGTTGTCTCTGCTTTAGAGGGTGTTGAGGTGGATCAAAGCGTTGCCATGACCGGAAGCCTCTCTGTTAAGGGAGATGTTCTGCCCGTTGGGGGGGTTACGCAGAAAATCGAGGCAGCAATTCAGGCGGGCTTGAAGAAGGTAATAATTCCAAAGGACAACATTGATGATGTTTTGCTTGATGCGGAGCACGAGGGCAGAATTGAGATTGTTGCTGTCTCAAGAATTGACGAGGTGCTTGAACACAGCCTTGTGGATTCAGAAAGGAAAGAGAAGCTGCTGGAAAAGCTGAAATCATTCAACGCTTCTTAA
- a CDS encoding alpha/beta fold hydrolase, with protein sequence MIIDVNGVEIYADGSGDLLFIHGAGMSSDVFERQKNIGVAIDLPNHGRSGKLDVKSLGDYAEFLIELVSELGLKPVIAGHSMGGAIAQEYILRAGKARGLILISTGAKLPVNPKLIDGLKNNFEDMVEKLGKWIFAEDFEGLRLKQKIKSILFQNRDAVLEDFMLCNTFNLEDRYISGDIDLKIPVLIVCGNADVMTPLAFSEFLRDHIRTSKLAVIHGSGHMPMVEKPSEFNKIVMEFLRSVE encoded by the coding sequence ATGATTATTGATGTGAATGGTGTCGAAATTTATGCTGATGGTAGCGGAGACCTTCTCTTCATTCATGGAGCAGGAATGAGTTCAGACGTCTTTGAACGGCAAAAAAACATTGGTGTGGCCATCGATCTCCCAAACCACGGAAGAAGTGGAAAGCTTGATGTTAAATCCCTTGGAGACTATGCTGAATTTCTGATCGAACTTGTTTCCGAACTCGGGTTGAAGCCAGTGATTGCAGGTCATTCAATGGGTGGTGCCATCGCTCAGGAATACATTTTGAGGGCTGGAAAAGCCAGAGGTCTCATTCTGATCTCAACAGGGGCAAAACTTCCCGTAAATCCAAAACTCATCGATGGTTTGAAGAATAACTTTGAAGACATGGTGGAGAAACTTGGAAAATGGATTTTCGCTGAGGATTTTGAAGGACTCAGGTTAAAGCAGAAAATAAAAAGCATTCTCTTTCAGAACAGAGACGCCGTCCTGGAGGATTTTATGCTCTGCAACACATTCAATCTCGAAGACAGGTATATTTCAGGAGATATTGACCTCAAAATCCCGGTTCTCATAGTTTGCGGAAACGCAGATGTGATGACACCCCTGGCCTTTTCTGAATTTCTCAGAGACCACATACGAACTTCAAAGCTCGCAGTGATTCACGGATCAGGACACATGCCGATGGTGGAAAAACCGTCAGAGTTCAACAAAATAGTAATGGAATTTTTAAGAAGCGTTGAATGA
- a CDS encoding DUF166 domain-containing protein — MEPEQKKFRSDLKLTIFYHGEFGERFIANLMNYRNSCPSFGACSIDGCVQCKENIYSFSKNIVATFGMIDPMNMPDFIEDADEFLPKEIPRADIAIAINLHPDILIALPEKLAELGYRAYIVPVEDSRWCSAGLAKQIKEKCDELGLEFAAPKPFCILRESPEHPTINRFIREMGMGYPEFEIEVDEVNGKKKITSVRILKSEPCGAAWYVAIKLRELEFEDMRELWNVVAEAHHSFPCTGSMERDNEYNETILHIAGYSVRHAVNRALGYEGDEDIPEHIQHIVLGED, encoded by the coding sequence ATGGAACCCGAGCAGAAAAAGTTCAGATCTGATTTGAAGCTCACAATATTCTATCACGGTGAGTTTGGCGAGAGGTTCATAGCCAACCTCATGAACTACAGGAATTCCTGTCCTTCATTCGGCGCATGCAGCATCGACGGATGTGTCCAGTGCAAGGAGAACATTTACAGCTTCTCCAAAAACATAGTGGCAACTTTCGGCATGATTGATCCCATGAACATGCCAGATTTTATTGAGGATGCAGACGAATTTCTGCCAAAGGAGATCCCCAGGGCGGATATAGCCATCGCCATAAACCTGCACCCCGATATTCTGATTGCTCTGCCAGAAAAATTGGCAGAGCTGGGATACAGGGCATACATCGTCCCTGTTGAGGATTCAAGATGGTGCAGCGCTGGGCTGGCAAAGCAGATAAAGGAGAAGTGCGACGAGCTTGGCTTAGAGTTTGCGGCACCCAAGCCCTTCTGCATTCTCAGAGAGAGTCCCGAACACCCCACGATAAATCGCTTCATCAGGGAAATGGGGATGGGATATCCGGAATTCGAGATCGAAGTGGATGAGGTTAACGGGAAAAAGAAGATAACTTCTGTCAGAATTCTGAAAAGCGAACCGTGTGGGGCGGCATGGTATGTTGCAATAAAGCTGAGGGAACTTGAGTTCGAGGACATGAGGGAGCTATGGAATGTTGTTGCTGAGGCGCACCACAGCTTCCCGTGCACGGGCAGCATGGAGAGGGACAACGAGTACAACGAAACCATACTGCACATCGCAGGCTACTCTGTAAGGCATGCCGTGAACAGAGCACTTGGTTATGAGGGTGACGAGGACATCCCTGAGCACATACAGCACATAGTCCTGGGTGAAGATTAA